A single Candidatus Poribacteria bacterium DNA region contains:
- a CDS encoding NUDIX pyrophosphatase, which yields MSRAPFQILVLPYRIAPNNEVLYALFKREPSSGGYWQGIAGGGRNSESPLETAKRETLEEAGIDRGNEYIELDSYAMIPVVNVCGFRWGKDVLVIPEHCFGVKIEAKQLQLSPEHTEYKWLNYSHAMEILHWDSNKCALWELNHRVSRKMQEASKEESIRAQYNRH from the coding sequence ATGAGTCGAGCCCCTTTTCAGATATTAGTTCTTCCATATAGAATCGCACCAAACAACGAAGTTCTTTACGCGCTTTTCAAGCGCGAACCCTCATCAGGTGGTTATTGGCAGGGAATTGCTGGCGGTGGAAGAAACAGCGAATCTCCATTGGAAACCGCAAAAAGGGAAACCCTTGAAGAAGCTGGTATTGATCGAGGTAATGAATATATTGAACTCGATTCGTATGCAATGATTCCTGTTGTAAACGTATGTGGCTTTAGATGGGGCAAAGATGTTCTGGTGATTCCGGAACATTGCTTCGGAGTAAAAATTGAAGCGAAACAATTGCAACTATCCCCTGAGCATACGGAGTACAAATGGTTAAATTATAGTCATGCTATGGAAATTCTGCATTGGGATAGTAATAAGTGTGCGTTGTGGGAATTAAACCATAGAGTTAGCAGGAAAATGCAGGAAGCCTCCAAGGAGGAAAGCATACGTGCCCAGTACAATCGGCATTGA